A single genomic interval of Pseudomonadota bacterium harbors:
- the sbcD gene encoding exonuclease subunit SbcD: protein MKILHTSDWHIGRTLYGRKRYEEFEAFLTWLAETIQENAIDALLVAGDVFDTSAPSHRAQELYYRFLCRVAASSCRHIVVVAGNHDSPSFLNAPRELLKVLDVHVVGSASEDPEDEVLVLRNKQDAPELIVCAVPYLRDRDLRVAEAGESVEDKEHKLIDGIRTHYTAVAALAEQKHKELGAEIPIVAMGHLFTAGGQTVDGDGVRELYVGSLAHVTAGIFPASFDYLALGHLHVPQKVNGSETIRYSGSPLPMGFGEAKQRKSVVMVAFGLAIDDRQINETGAVPGASKNPSAKIELIPVPVFQKLERVKGDWDNIRGRILELSAADDPNRSGAWLEVIYDGIAVIGDLRERLEAAISGARMEILRIKNNRIIDRCLSPIHAEETLDDLNVNDVFERCLAVHEVPEEQRPELLLAYQETVSSLFEDDVQAE from the coding sequence ATGAAAATCCTTCACACCTCCGACTGGCACATCGGCCGCACCCTTTACGGCAGAAAACGCTACGAGGAATTCGAGGCCTTTCTGACCTGGCTGGCGGAAACGATTCAGGAAAATGCAATCGATGCGCTGCTGGTGGCGGGTGATGTCTTTGACACCAGCGCGCCGAGCCATCGCGCCCAGGAGCTCTATTACCGTTTCCTGTGTCGGGTGGCCGCCTCATCCTGTCGGCATATCGTCGTCGTCGCGGGCAACCACGATTCACCGTCCTTTCTCAATGCCCCCAGGGAACTGCTTAAGGTCCTTGATGTCCACGTGGTTGGAAGTGCGTCCGAAGACCCGGAAGACGAAGTGCTGGTGCTCCGCAATAAGCAGGACGCGCCGGAATTGATTGTCTGCGCCGTGCCCTATCTCCGCGACCGGGATCTCCGCGTGGCGGAAGCCGGTGAGAGCGTTGAGGACAAGGAGCACAAACTGATTGACGGCATCCGCACTCATTACACCGCCGTCGCCGCCCTGGCCGAACAGAAGCATAAGGAACTTGGGGCTGAAATTCCCATCGTCGCCATGGGACATCTGTTCACCGCCGGCGGACAAACCGTCGACGGCGACGGCGTGCGCGAACTCTATGTCGGCTCCCTGGCTCACGTGACGGCCGGGATTTTCCCTGCGAGTTTTGATTACCTGGCGCTGGGGCACCTTCACGTCCCGCAAAAGGTGAACGGCTCCGAAACCATACGGTACAGCGGTTCTCCGCTGCCCATGGGATTCGGCGAGGCAAAACAGCGGAAAAGTGTGGTGATGGTTGCTTTTGGCTTGGCGATCGATGATCGACAAATTAACGAAACCGGCGCGGTCCCCGGCGCGAGCAAAAATCCTTCAGCAAAAATCGAACTTATCCCTGTCCCGGTGTTTCAGAAGCTCGAACGCGTCAAGGGAGACTGGGACAACATCCGGGGCCGCATCCTCGAATTGTCGGCAGCGGACGACCCCAACCGTTCAGGGGCCTGGCTCGAAGTCATTTACGACGGCATTGCGGTCATCGGCGACCTGCGTGAGCGCCTGGAAGCCGCGATTTCCGGCGCCCGAATGGAAATCCTGCGGATCAAGAACAACCGCATCATCGACCGCTGCCTAAGCCCAATCCATGCCGAGGAAACCCTCGACGATCTGAACGTCAACGACGTCTTCGAACGCTGCCTCGCCGTTCATGAGGTGCCGGAAGAGCAGCGGCCGGAACTGCTGCTGGCCTACCAGGAAACGGTCTCGTCTCTCTTTGAAGACGACGTGCAGGCGGAATAG